The Streptomyces sp. Je 1-332 genome has a window encoding:
- a CDS encoding putative leader peptide, translating to MDRTGIALVSRRHVDLCRMSSAMCPAS from the coding sequence ATGGATCGCACTGGAATTGCCTTGGTGAGTCGGCGTCACGTCGATCTCTGCCGCATGTCCAGCGCCATGTGTCCGGCGAGCTGA
- a CDS encoding GNAT family N-acetyltransferase, which translates to MSLTVTTWSLEQTAPTDLLPAAAPEGDDVRIVRAEIPSPEFSRFLYASVGGDIRWTDRLSLSYAQWQQELGQPGVETWVAYERGTPAGYVELAARDEGVVEIVYFGLIPAFRGRRIGGHLLSYAVRRAWDLAERWPELTPTKRVWLHTCSKDGEHAMDNYLRRGFKLFDTKVEQEPDVPTPGPWPGA; encoded by the coding sequence ATGAGCCTCACTGTCACCACCTGGTCCCTGGAGCAGACCGCTCCCACGGATCTGCTGCCCGCCGCCGCCCCCGAAGGCGACGACGTGCGGATCGTCCGGGCCGAGATCCCATCGCCCGAGTTCAGCCGTTTCCTCTATGCCTCCGTCGGCGGCGACATCCGCTGGACGGACCGCCTCTCCCTCTCCTACGCCCAGTGGCAGCAAGAACTCGGGCAGCCGGGCGTGGAGACCTGGGTGGCGTACGAGAGGGGGACGCCCGCCGGGTACGTGGAACTGGCAGCGCGGGACGAGGGTGTCGTGGAGATCGTGTACTTCGGCCTCATCCCCGCCTTCCGGGGCCGGCGGATCGGCGGACACCTGCTCTCGTACGCGGTGCGGCGGGCCTGGGACCTCGCCGAGCGGTGGCCCGAGCTCACCCCGACCAAGCGGGTGTGGCTGCACACCTGCTCCAAGGACGGCGAGCACGCCATGGACAACTATCTGCGACGCGGCTTCAAGCTGTTCGACACGAAGGTCGAGCAGGAGCCGGACGTTCCCACCCCCGGCCCCTGGCCCGGCGCGTAG
- a CDS encoding GAF domain-containing protein — protein sequence MNATSTISLARISAMDSAQAARLLAGVRHAALAGLHPRVLPRPVIEESWERMKLDGVDPDHDYRSRLLGVEELEERRRASPLTEIMPVLRDALVSVADAAHHIMVVCDPEGRVLWREGNSAVLRKADSLGFELGADWAENVVGTNGIGTPLVVRRPVHVFSAEHFVETHHAWTCAGAPITDPRDGRLLGVVDISGPLNTMHPATLALVDSVAKLAEARLRETHVTALDRLRSVAAPVLARLAGRALAVDTHGWTAAVTGMPPTDRLALPKAMAAGHMWLPSLGTCAVEPLPGGWLLRVEDDPRPLTATRVILDVSGPRRWSVTVEGDGTGGWTHELSPRHAELLFLLSTHRKGRSASGLADDMFGDPARTVTVRAELSRVRRYLGGLLAHRPYRFPEDVDVMVILPEHPANLLPHSTAPAVRAARRAPEP from the coding sequence ATGAACGCGACTTCGACGATCAGCCTCGCGAGGATCTCCGCCATGGACAGTGCGCAGGCCGCACGGCTCCTCGCGGGTGTACGTCACGCGGCGCTCGCCGGGCTGCACCCGCGCGTGCTGCCGCGTCCCGTGATCGAGGAGTCCTGGGAGCGCATGAAGCTCGACGGGGTCGATCCCGACCACGACTACCGCTCCCGGCTGCTCGGCGTCGAGGAGCTCGAGGAGCGCCGGCGCGCGTCGCCGTTGACGGAGATCATGCCGGTGCTGCGCGACGCGCTCGTCTCGGTGGCGGACGCGGCGCACCACATCATGGTCGTCTGTGACCCGGAAGGCCGGGTGCTGTGGCGCGAGGGCAACTCGGCGGTGCTGCGCAAGGCGGACTCGCTCGGCTTCGAACTCGGCGCGGACTGGGCGGAGAACGTCGTCGGCACGAACGGCATCGGGACACCGCTCGTCGTGCGCCGCCCCGTGCACGTGTTCTCCGCCGAGCACTTCGTGGAGACGCACCACGCGTGGACATGCGCGGGTGCTCCCATCACCGATCCCCGCGACGGCCGCCTCCTCGGCGTGGTCGACATCAGCGGTCCGCTGAACACGATGCATCCGGCGACGCTCGCCCTGGTCGACTCGGTGGCCAAGCTCGCCGAGGCCCGGCTGCGGGAGACACATGTGACGGCGCTCGACCGGCTCCGCTCGGTGGCGGCGCCGGTCCTCGCGCGCCTCGCGGGGCGCGCCCTTGCTGTGGACACCCACGGGTGGACGGCGGCGGTCACGGGAATGCCGCCCACGGACCGGCTCGCGCTGCCCAAGGCCATGGCCGCGGGCCACATGTGGCTGCCCTCGCTCGGCACCTGCGCGGTGGAGCCGCTGCCCGGCGGCTGGCTGCTGCGCGTCGAGGACGACCCGCGGCCGCTGACCGCGACCCGCGTGATCCTGGACGTGAGCGGGCCGCGCCGCTGGTCGGTCACCGTCGAGGGCGACGGCACCGGCGGCTGGACGCACGAACTCAGCCCGCGCCACGCGGAGTTGCTGTTCCTCCTGAGCACCCACCGCAAGGGCCGCAGCGCTTCGGGCCTGGCCGATGACATGTTCGGTGATCCGGCGCGCACGGTGACGGTCCGCGCCGAGCTCTCCCGGGTCCGGCGCTACCTGGGCGGACTCCTGGCCCACCGCCCCTACCGCTTCCCCGAGGATGTGGACGTGATGGTGATCCTGCCGGAACACCCGGCGAATCTGCTGCCGCACTCGACGGCGCCCGCGGTGCGCGCGGCGCGGAGGGCGCCGGAGCCTTGA
- a CDS encoding acyl-CoA dehydrogenase family protein has translation MAATTHTVTNQAPPLVGYDVFTSDRALVEGVERHLDPALLDGAREHLSLLGRTAGSAQAREWGFLANENPPVLHTHDRYGNRIDEVTFHPAWHRLLGKAVSSGLTTAWSQPGGHLRRAAGFLVWSQVEAGHGCPVSMTHAAVPALRTDPALAAEWEPRLASIVYDEGLRPASQKAGALFGMGMTEKQGGSDVRANTTRARALAEEGAYELTGHKWFCSAPMSDGFLVLGQTGAGLTCFLVPRVLEDGTRNAFAIQRLKDKLGNRSNASSEVEFDGTWARRVGEEGRGVRTIIEMVAATRLDCVVGSAALMRQAVAQAVHHATYREAFGGKLVDKPLMRNVLADLALESEAATTLALRLAAAYDDGSEQERAFLRIAVPTAKYWVTKRCTPLVVEALEVLGGNGYVEESGMPRLLRESPLNSIWEGSGNVQALDVLRALQREPLALNAFLQEVGLARGADHRLDGAIKGLLTELADLDAIEARARRLVERMALVLQGSLLVRYAPPEVADAFCASRLGGDWGSAFGTLPHSLDLASVVERAAPRDNQALSGGS, from the coding sequence ATGGCAGCCACCACCCACACAGTGACCAACCAGGCTCCGCCCCTGGTGGGATATGACGTTTTTACGTCTGACCGCGCGCTCGTGGAGGGGGTCGAACGGCATCTCGATCCCGCGCTCCTCGACGGCGCCCGCGAGCACCTCTCCCTGCTCGGGCGCACCGCGGGTTCGGCGCAGGCGCGGGAATGGGGGTTCCTGGCCAACGAGAATCCGCCCGTTCTGCACACCCATGACCGCTATGGCAACCGCATCGACGAAGTCACCTTCCATCCGGCGTGGCACCGGCTGCTCGGCAAGGCGGTGTCGTCGGGTCTGACGACCGCCTGGTCGCAGCCCGGCGGCCATCTGCGGCGCGCGGCCGGGTTCCTGGTCTGGTCGCAGGTCGAGGCGGGGCACGGCTGCCCGGTCTCCATGACGCACGCGGCGGTTCCGGCGCTGCGGACGGATCCCGCGCTCGCCGCCGAGTGGGAGCCGCGGCTCGCTTCCATCGTCTACGACGAAGGTCTGCGGCCCGCCTCCCAGAAGGCCGGAGCGCTCTTCGGGATGGGCATGACGGAGAAGCAGGGCGGCAGCGACGTGCGCGCGAACACGACACGCGCGCGTGCTCTCGCGGAAGAGGGCGCCTATGAGCTCACGGGCCACAAGTGGTTCTGTTCCGCGCCCATGTCCGACGGCTTTCTCGTGCTCGGGCAGACCGGTGCGGGACTGACGTGTTTCCTCGTGCCGCGGGTCCTTGAGGACGGCACCCGCAACGCCTTCGCCATTCAGCGCCTCAAGGACAAACTGGGCAACAGGTCGAACGCGTCGAGCGAGGTCGAGTTCGACGGGACGTGGGCGCGCCGCGTCGGGGAGGAGGGGCGCGGGGTGCGCACCATCATCGAGATGGTGGCCGCCACGCGGCTCGACTGTGTCGTGGGTTCGGCCGCGCTCATGCGGCAGGCCGTCGCGCAGGCCGTGCACCACGCCACGTACCGCGAGGCGTTCGGCGGCAAGCTCGTCGACAAGCCGCTCATGCGCAACGTCCTCGCGGATCTGGCGCTGGAGTCGGAGGCGGCCACGACGCTCGCGCTGCGTCTCGCCGCCGCGTACGACGACGGGAGCGAGCAGGAGCGCGCGTTCCTGCGCATCGCGGTGCCGACCGCCAAGTACTGGGTGACCAAGCGCTGCACGCCCCTCGTGGTGGAGGCCCTCGAGGTGCTCGGCGGCAACGGCTACGTCGAGGAGTCGGGGATGCCGCGGCTCCTTCGCGAGTCGCCGCTCAACTCCATCTGGGAGGGCTCGGGGAACGTACAGGCGCTGGACGTGCTGCGTGCGTTGCAGCGGGAGCCGCTGGCGCTGAACGCCTTCCTCCAGGAGGTGGGCCTCGCCCGCGGCGCCGATCACCGCCTGGACGGCGCGATCAAGGGGCTGCTCACCGAACTCGCCGACCTGGACGCCATCGAGGCGCGGGCGCGCCGCCTAGTGGAGCGGATGGCTCTGGTGCTCCAGGGCTCGCTGCTGGTGCGGTACGCGCCCCCGGAGGTGGCCGACGCGTTCTGTGCCTCGCGGCTCGGCGGTGACTGGGGCTCGGCGTTCGGGACGCTGCCGCACAGCCTCGATCTGGCCTCCGTGGTGGAGCGGGCGGCTCCGCGCGACAACCAGGCGCTGTCCGGCGGGTCATGA
- a CDS encoding YihY/virulence factor BrkB family protein: MHQAKETPGRPSGRWHRARALYSNVSKRRTAWLLLKDTVNSCVEYRILGLAAEAAFFTLLSVPPLLLSLIGLLAYVDRWTGANTIASVENNILEASRTVLSDKGVRQIAEPILEDVMRVGRPDVISIGFLFALWSGSRAVNVFIDTITVMYGLDGARGIVKTRLLAFGLFIVALLIGSVALPLMVAGPDAVVNLVPGSTTVVQILYWPVVTLLSVVFLTTLYHVSVPVRSPWVEDMPGALIALGMWVLGSFLLRIYLTSTVEGPTIYGSLAAPVAVLLWIGVSAFAVLVGAAVNAAIDRVWPSVATAAARAANDRIREARAVEVVARAAAAREASQDPDDPDMPSEFPERWSRFLPPDDVSSRLRHVKKNGANGEKPPE, from the coding sequence GTGCACCAGGCAAAAGAAACACCCGGGAGGCCGTCCGGCCGCTGGCACCGGGCCCGCGCTCTCTACAGCAACGTCTCCAAGCGCAGGACCGCCTGGCTGCTGCTCAAGGACACGGTCAACTCGTGCGTGGAATACCGCATCCTGGGACTCGCCGCCGAGGCGGCGTTCTTCACGCTGCTTTCCGTGCCGCCGCTGCTCCTGAGCCTGATCGGCCTGCTCGCGTACGTGGACCGGTGGACCGGCGCGAACACGATCGCCAGCGTCGAGAACAACATCCTCGAGGCGTCCCGCACGGTCCTCTCCGACAAGGGAGTCCGGCAGATCGCGGAGCCGATACTGGAGGACGTGATGCGGGTCGGCCGGCCCGACGTCATCTCCATCGGTTTTCTGTTCGCCCTGTGGTCGGGCTCGCGCGCCGTGAACGTCTTCATCGACACGATCACGGTCATGTACGGCCTCGACGGCGCGCGCGGCATCGTCAAGACCCGCCTCCTCGCGTTCGGCCTGTTCATCGTGGCGCTGCTGATCGGTTCGGTGGCGCTTCCGCTGATGGTGGCGGGTCCTGACGCGGTGGTGAATCTGGTGCCCGGCTCCACGACGGTGGTGCAGATCCTGTACTGGCCGGTGGTGACACTTCTGTCGGTGGTCTTCCTGACGACGCTGTACCACGTGTCCGTGCCGGTGCGCTCGCCCTGGGTGGAGGACATGCCGGGCGCGTTGATCGCCCTGGGGATGTGGGTCCTCGGCAGCTTCCTGCTCCGGATCTACCTGACGAGCACGGTCGAAGGCCCCACGATCTACGGCTCGTTGGCGGCGCCGGTGGCCGTGCTCCTGTGGATCGGCGTATCGGCGTTCGCGGTGCTTGTGGGCGCGGCCGTGAACGCGGCCATCGACCGGGTGTGGCCCTCCGTCGCCACGGCTGCCGCCCGTGCGGCCAACGATCGGATACGGGAGGCGCGGGCGGTGGAGGTGGTTGCGCGGGCCGCGGCTGCGAGGGAGGCCTCGCAGGACCCGGACGACCCCGACATGCCGTCGGAGTTCCCCGAGCGGTGGTCCCGCTTTCTGCCCCCGGATGACGTCTCTTCGAGGCTGCGGCATGTGAAGAAGAACGGGGCGAACGGGGAGAAGCCGCCGGAGTAG
- a CDS encoding NAD(P)H-binding protein, with amino-acid sequence MTENALNTRNAKSMRDMRVLVTGATGRIGRRVAEAAEAAGCTVRAASRSGAVRSGAVRSEAVRFDWYDPSTWEDALRGADAAYLAYVPDVGAPGAGDAVGALSRRAVELGVRRLVLLSARGEDQAEPAERAVRESGAQWTVVRASWFAQNLSEGPLLDGMRAGELVFPAGEVLEPFIDARDVADVVTAVLRPDSGYAGQVVEISGPRLLSFRDAVGEVSAAAGREIRYVPVSAREYGGALAGYGVPAEEVEFLTELFETNLDGHNAYLSEGVREILGRAPRDFTDFAREQAEAGVWKG; translated from the coding sequence ATGACAGAGAACGCGCTGAACACGCGGAACGCGAAGAGCATGCGGGACATGAGGGTGTTGGTCACGGGCGCCACCGGCAGGATCGGTCGGCGGGTCGCGGAGGCCGCCGAGGCGGCGGGCTGCACGGTGCGGGCGGCATCGCGCTCGGGGGCGGTGCGGTCAGGGGCGGTGCGGTCAGAGGCGGTGCGGTTCGACTGGTACGACCCGTCGACGTGGGAGGACGCGCTGCGGGGCGCGGACGCCGCGTACCTCGCCTATGTGCCGGACGTCGGCGCGCCCGGCGCGGGCGACGCGGTGGGCGCGCTTTCCCGGCGGGCGGTGGAGCTCGGCGTGCGGCGGCTCGTCCTCCTGTCGGCGCGGGGCGAGGACCAGGCGGAGCCGGCCGAGCGGGCGGTGCGGGAGTCCGGTGCGCAGTGGACCGTCGTACGGGCTAGTTGGTTCGCCCAGAACCTGAGCGAGGGCCCGCTGCTCGACGGCATGCGGGCCGGGGAGCTGGTGTTCCCTGCCGGGGAGGTGCTCGAACCGTTCATCGACGCGCGGGATGTCGCGGATGTGGTGACGGCGGTCCTGCGCCCCGACTCGGGTTACGCGGGGCAGGTGGTGGAGATATCGGGGCCGCGGCTTCTCTCGTTCCGGGACGCGGTGGGCGAGGTGTCGGCGGCCGCGGGGCGGGAGATCCGGTATGTCCCCGTCTCGGCGAGGGAGTACGGGGGTGCTCTCGCCGGGTACGGGGTGCCGGCGGAGGAGGTCGAGTTCCTGACCGAACTCTTCGAGACGAATCTGGACGGCCACAACGCGTACCTCTCCGAGGGGGTGCGGGAGATTCTGGGGCGGGCGCCTCGTGACTTCACTGATTTCGCTCGGGAGCAGGCGGAGGCGGGCGTCTGGAAGGGGTGA